The genomic segment atgctaatatcggctaaTATTACTGGCTTGCAGATTGATTGGTCAAGCTCTAGTAAAAACACCAAGCcacaacctccagtgttgaaaaatgaagccaatttggaagtgcaaaaaacttcAGTTCCTggtgtgtccacttgaggccttCTGCAAAATCCCAGAAGTCCCATTAACACCCATGTTAAAATTCCCATTTTGACTGCAGGAATGCACATGATTACAGCCTAGTACAAAATACAATTTTCAATTTCTCATCTCTTTGGTAAAGAGATGAGAAACTCTGTAAGAGCGGGATGGATTTTTTCTTCGATTTGGAGTAAATCAAAGCTAAGAACTGAGAATACATTATTAGAGAtgtggctgatttgactgacaggtgggggCACGTTGTAGCtttttgccaggaggcttaaggcccgcctcagctccgaCTCTTTCACTTTAAAGTCAAAGGTCCAGGTTGACTGAAATGTAGTGTGAGACAGTATGTCCAACATGGCAACTGCCAATAACTAGTGGGTGACGTCACTGCGACTACATCCATGTTGTACCTTTGTTGTGAAAAACATGTCATCTTATAAATGATTATGTCTGGCATAAATGTATTCAgattttccttccttttttcctaCAGACGGAGATGACACTGATGACAGCCAGAGCTCCTCCTCCGCCCACAGGAAGGCAGAGCAGAGGAACAGCTAGCCTGCCCGGCATTCCTGCCGTTAGATGGAGAGTCGCGAGAGGGATTCCAGCCGCCAGCGTGACGACTCCGTTCGTCCAGAGCAGGCTGGTTGTTGGAGGGTAGCATCACTGCAGCTGAGGTGCCTATGAGCATGGCATTGACCCCTGAAATCCAGTGTAGAGGTGCTGTGCGGTGATGTCTTCACACAGTGCTCTCATGCTCCTGTGGCTCTGCTGTGCACTAGTATAACAGGCTGATGGCATGGTGTGTTTTTCACAGTTGAAGTAAGCAGAGGGACACATCTATAGCTCTTTTACAGCTGATTATAGTTTCAGTCATAGTTAGCACACAAACAGGCTGGATGactggaggaaaaagagaacTCAGACAGAGTCTTAGTGGGTTTTGTACATTTGCAGGCAGTTTGTTAGAGCACCGAGACATGCTGATGTGATGGCTCACAGTGGGAGTAGCATGgttagtagtgatggtggtagAGATTATATTGCCAGTTAATGGCTTGTGCTTCCTTTTTAAATTgagaaacactgaacaaacacacacacactactttaTACGTGTAAAGGTGTGTTCACTGACTCTGTTGTGTTCGTAAGGACACAACCCGGTAATATATCATGTGTGTGAAACTGCAGATTATTGGACGGCACTGAGTTGGTTGTGTGAGTGTTCTGTTAACCATTAATACACATACAGTGAGCATGGTGACACTTTTTAATAGCTTGAGAAGATAAAAGATAGTGGTGTACTTTCTTTCAAGATGTTTATACTTTAGTTTTTGTATTAACTCTTCTATTAATGGCATTATAATCACAAGGAGTTGGACATTTTAGAtaattagctttttttaaatctctgacCGAGATGTAGAGGAGAGGATTGATAACGCTTTCTTGTCATCAGAGTCATCCAGagggttagcttagcataggtTTTAACTAGCAAGTAGCTAGCCTAGCCTAGCGTTGTCTTGGAATAAGAAAATCTGCCAACACGCGCCTCTGAAGCACATTATTTAGATTCACAGAAGTTAAATAATAACTACTATAAATGAACACTTAAAGCTATCACTGTAATtaaatgggggaaaaaatgaagGTTAGTTAGCGTTGGAGGTGCTGAATTATGTTTACTTAAGACTGAGCCAATACACTTTTTCAATCTTAATATTAAGCTAAAGCAAAATCTGTACATGTGTGGTATAAAAGTCTCTTTTGATTCCTCCTGTactgtacttttattttattttatatttttgtttgccTGCAGATGAGCCACATGTGTTCCtactttttccattttattttttttattgtgttctttGGTTTCATGAAGGTTATTTTAAGTGTTTAGTACAACAATTGTTCATTAACGACCAATAAGCTAGGGAGGCTGGTAAGGGAAGATAAGCTAACCTGCTGCTGGCTCCTGCTACACATTTAGTGTACATGAAGTGAATAGCTACAAATCACGCAGTCTTATTCTCAACGGTAAAATTaagaaagtgttgtttttttttcacaaaatgtcCAACTACTCCCTAAATGTACATATGCAATACTCAGTGGAGCTTCCAGTGATCTAACACGTGAATGTGAAGTCTTCTGTTTTCTGGAAACATCCCACAATCATGACCCGCAGAGACCATCATGCATGCACTGTTCAAACCGTGTGAATCGTTCATTTCTCCCCCAGTGTAATCTCGATGTAGTGCTGCAACttaactctccctctctctctctctctctctctctctcagtcttaACACGTGCTGATGAGAATTAGGCAAACATAACTGTGTTTTATAAAAACGTAACCAATCAGGTTTTCAAGTCGTAAACTGCCGTGTGACTGTATAGTGACTCTCACTGCAACGACACTGTGTGAACCCTGCTGGTCATAACTCAGCATGTAGACAGACTGCAGGTGCATGGTTTCTGATCAATGTGTAGTTGTTTGTCTGACTGCCTGTCGTCATATTTTTTACCCAATGTGTccaaactgaataaaaaaaactggtcGCAGTAAAATGGGCAGATTGTGTCTTATTGTAACTCTGCCGTTTGGCCAACAGGTGGCGTGCTTTATCAAACATTACAGGACAACGTGCATGACACTCAAGCTATGGTGAAAAAAGCACTGTACagatttttaaagtttttttgtaacaataatacatttaggataaaatattttaattaatgaGGAAAAGTCATTGgaagtttgaatgtttgtaAAAACTCCTTCAAGGGATTCTGTTTCTCATACATTTAATACATTGTTGTCAAACTCTTTCCTATTTTAAGAAATAGCAAATTTGTTCGACAATATGAACACTAAAATACTGTTTGTCTTCTGTCCcccagtctgtgtgtgtgtgtgttgctgacTATGCAAATAATCATTAAACAATTGTACCAGGAAGTTTCAGTAAGAACGAAAATCCCCGACTGGTATCTTTTAAGTTCCTCATTCTGTGTGGCAGAGTGTGACAGACCATTGTCGACCGGCTGACCCATTTGTCAGAGAAGAACAGCCATAGAGTGTCGGTGGACTTGTCTGTTATCAACCAGAtgagaaacacagaagaaatcTGAGGACTAAAAACAGTGGATGAACTTTTTCACCAACTTGGATAACACAGCGAGAGAGGTGAGCACAAATCGGTGAGGTGAGAATGACAGCGTTCAGAGCTGTGCGTCATGTTATTGTGCCCTAACAGAGCGTGTTCATtctcaaacacatacacagaggaagaaacagatgTGCAAATAAAAGTTAATTTGGTGTACAAAGTCAAAGGTTGGAAAATATTGGCTTAcatgttatttaattattttcattctttgtcattaaaaaagtgacttttaatgtttgtttaaattatttcagTTATTATAACATTCTTCCAgctgtttcataaaaaaaacttcttattGAACTTCAAGTTCCATTTTGATCGCTTTTACAAACACTCCCAAAAACAAAATTGTCAAAGACTGTTGTAAATTAAcagattattttaatttagcATGTTGTAAAAACAGCATTAGCATGAGATCAAGGAGACAATGTAGTGTGTGATTTATTTGTTGCATGAAACTCTGCAGTAGATTTGAGTTTCTTTCATGAATTTCATCCCCTTTCATGTCTTCACCACTCCAGTCTTTGTGGCTCTGTGCATTTTGGTAAAAGAGGAAGTTAGTATCTTGGTCAtccagtgcgtgtgtgtgtgtgtgtgtgtgtgtgtgtgtgtgtgtgctcctaaTCTGTTCAGACCCTTGGTTTCCTGCTGTTTGCTGACTGTCAAGTTAAATATACACCAGAAGCACTGAAGCAGTGAAGCATGTAGCCTGTGAACAAACTGCCAAACTGTTGCTCTACTCTAAatcatcttcacacacacaaatatcatGGATGGTAAACACATGTAGACTTagctttgggttttttttttattttactcataAATCAAGAAGAACACACTCTATTTTCTAAACATGACCTTTTTGGTTGCTTTAACTGTTTCTTCCCACTAACTCTTGTCAAAATAGTCCAAGTCAGTTCAAGTCTCTGCAgatttttacacacacacacacacacacacacacacacacacacagactcctacCCCCAACCGCCCAGACTCATGCTGATTCAACAAGTGGCGACGACTGCTCACCGACGGCCGACACGACAGTCttcttggtgtgtcagggccgtaagcccttccagagaggggtgGGGTCAGACACAACTCATCTGCATTTAATGGACGTACTTCAGTTGTCTGATCATTCATATGGAGTGAGAGGTGAATTAAGTTATTTTGTTCTGGTAGCATTGTTGGATAGTGGATACAAATTGCGTCTGCTATCATTTAGCGCTATCCTAACAAGGCAGCACATTTTTATAGAACACCTTGTCGgctactttaaaaataaagttaatgcCAGAGATAGAACCACAAAATAAGCTGTGTGTATGACTGTCATTGCTGAAATGTCTgcataaatgttttttgtgtgtgctagacgttgatttttctttcttcgGTTGCTGCACTGCAAACAGACAATGCAAAGCCACACATCGCAAATCAACTTTTGAGGTTTAAAAGATTCTGTCAATCATTTggttgtgtttatgtctgtgcgtgCTTGCATGCAAATGTCAGTGTGTCAGTGGTTTCTGTTCACAGTGGTGAGCAGAGAACAGGTCAGCTGCATCCACAACCACAAACTTTCAGCATGCAGCAGAAAAGAGTACAGAGGATTAACACTGACACTAAAATCTGAGATATATTGCTCTTCAAAGCAGATATATTGCTCTTCAAATTTACtacacatttaaatgtgtaGTAAATGAACATGAATTGAATCAAAATGAGTCTTGACCTGCATAAATATTACTGATTTTGGGGAGAGTCCCAGATGTCTTGTCAATAGTTTATAGACATATCTTTTGTAAACTGGTGTACCacgtgaaaatgttttttagccACAgggtttttattgtattttgcaGTACTAAGAATCaaaccagctttattggcctggtatgctcacacacacaatgcatttGACTTTGGTGAACTATGTTCTCTATATACATAAGTATAACAACatacatcaacaataaacacaaaataagcaaagactaatctATGTGCAAGACTAAATGAGAAATGGGTTGAGTCTGGATACTGAGAACTTGCAGTCATTTCTGACTGAGAAAATGTAGTTCTATGTTTTAGTGCTCTACAGTTTCCACCTGATGTAGACCTTGTTATGATTACCCTGTTTGGTTTGCTTACTAGCTGACAGATTGTTTCTGGACCAaggttgtttacatgtttcaaaatcagatttaaaaaagaaaagtttacaGAACTGTCAAAACTCAGTATATTGTATTTCTTTAGAATGAGGAAATGGTGCCATCTAAATGATTTCTGATCCATTATTTTTGGTGCCTGTTTATATAATGACCCGATAGGTGTAATTTTGGTTTAGATAGCCTGGCCCCAAAACAGTTATACGGTAtgataaatgagaaaaaaacatggtaTGCATAAACTGCTGTGTTGCTTTTAGTGGTATATATTGTCctgtttaaatttgttttggCAGTTTTGCATAacttttttacatgtttgtaaAAAAGTTATGCCTTTCAACTGATAATCTAAAATAACGCCTAAAACTTATGTACCTCGTGTATCTCTTTCTCATCAATGTCTGTTCTAAAAttatcatatgcttttctttttattgagaAACACATTGAGACTGTTTTATCATAGCTAAAGGTGAGATGACTATTTCAAAAGCAACTTCGACACCAGGCATTTCTTTTGAGAGGATCTCTGCTGCCATCTTAGTGCAGTGGTCTTTGCAGACGTATATAACTGTGTCGTCTGCATACATTCGACAGTTGACTCTTTTGCAGCTGTCTGGTaaatcatttataaataaactaaaacGTAAGGGCCCTAAAATGGAACCTTGTGGAATTCCCAACAGATGACTGAGTGGAATTTATTCTTACACACTGCTCTCTGCATTACTGATGGTTTCttccatgttttgatttgtaagttcaaaaatgtgcaaactacacctcctgcttcttctttctgACTGATATGttcatttattctattttaaaaaagtgttgataACAAGGGAAAATAAGACCTTCTCAGTGGTTagattttgtgttatttttaagtAATGCATCACAGGTGTGTTTCTTGCCAAATATATAAGTGTTCTTTGTCTTAGCAGCTGTGAATGTTAAATGTGTTACAGTCCAGTTCACTCTTCCTTCTTCTCACTTCCTCATGCAGACAGGATGGGCTGTATGAAGTCCACACTGAGCGGAGGCTTGGAGGGAAAGAGCAGCCAGCAGACTGTACGTACTGAGCAAATGCACTATGTCAGAGACCCCACCTCATCCATTACAAAAAACATAATAGTAAGTCTTGAGATGTGCAGCTGAGCAAAACAAGCTTCAAGTTTTTGACAGAGACACTGATTTCTGCTCTGAGCTACATGGATAGATATTGATTGATAACTGTGTTATCATTTGACACCAACATTGTTTCTGACTTTATAAATTGTTGATCAATCTTTGCAGAATAACTCACTGTTACCTGGTCAGGTGTTCCAAAAGATGGAAGGTATGGCAGACATTATTTTGTACCAAAGCCCTGATATTCTTTGATTTGAAAAGTGTGAAGCCAAAAGTCATGTTATCTTATAGCCTTTCTCTTCAGAAAATGCTaggaaagggagagaaaactaaaaagaaaactaaGCCTAAGCCATTTTAATATAGGATCTTATGGGGTTTCCTTGCCTTCTGGAGCCAGTCTGAAGTAAACACTTACGAATCTGCAGTTTTCTCAACACAAGAGGCTGCTGCTAGCTTAGGATCCACCTAGCCTTGCTATTGACCTAGCTTAAACACAGAAAGCTTAGCATTAGCCAACAGTTATGGCCTGCTGGTTTGCAATAAGCTAGTCCAGATGATTGACTGTGACCTCAATATTTGGAATCactaataaaaacattgttatatTAAACTTCACGTCAGTTTTCAGTTAAAACTCACgatcactttaaaaacaaatcagtcatGTACTCCTTACATGTAATACCTGACCTCCAATTCTGCTTCTTGGGGTCTGGCTCATCCTGCAATATGAATTAGTTAATTACATGTGGGTCTGTTATTTCTTATGCGACAACTGTGTCCAAATgtctgtgaggtttttttttgtgtgtgctggtAGACTGTCCTTTGACCTGTtattgtaaatttgttttatgttttgttagTACCTGCCTGAGAACTAAGGATGCAATTTAGCTTTTGTGCTAATTCCGGCATATGCCATTTGCTGACATGCTTATTAATGTGCACTCTcctaataaaaatgaataaaaagaaaattgacagaaaaaaaaggtatttattACCATCACAACTGATTGTTATTTGGACTATAAACTGAGTGAGACTCTTACTATTCCAGATAGACTTGTGAGCCAATAATAACATCTCAGCGAAAAATGCCATcctcagtaaaaacaaaattgtaTTAACTTGTTATAAATGGTTCTACCCTGGTTGATTCCTTATGTAGTctccatttgtttgtttgtcatcatCTCTTCAGCActtttgggatgtttttgtttagaGTAATCCATGTCCTACACTTGAGATAGAACTGGGGAATCAAAGACAAGCTGTGGGTCTTTTCATTCCTTTGAGCTGTGCTTAAAATGTTGATACCCTTTTCTGTTCCCTTTCAGAGCAAAGTGTCGGTAAAATAATGATCACCCTATACCCGTATGAAGCCGTGCATCAGGACGACTTGGGATTCAAGAAGGGGGAAATGGTGAAAGTCTTAGAGGAGTAAGTCTCTGATACTGATGCTGGACTGATTACATCATATGAGGCCAAGATCAATGCTTACACAAGGTCCAAAACTGAGGCCTGTTTAATCTGCACACCATGAGGATTGATTGAACTTTCATCAATCTTGATAGTCCATCAATCATTACTGACCCTTGCATCACCAAAAGTGTTCAGAGGACATACTTTACATTTTAGTGTTCAACCAAACGTTTCAAATGCTGCTGCAAAGATGAATAAGTACTATGTTTGAACAAGCTGTAGAATGGATATGTGATGTGTTAATGCATATATGAAGTTTGATTCTACTTAAAATCCATTGAAGATGGTACTTAATGGATAAAACAGGGTTCAAGAGGGTTTTCCAGTTCTTCATGACAACTAGACTTAGGTATTTTGTCAATACTGAcaggcaaagaaaaacaataatcGTGCTCAAATATGCTGAAATGTTCTGCAGACATGGGGAGTGGTGGAAAGCAAAGTCGTTGACAACCAAGAAAGAAGGTTTCATCCCATCCAACTATGTTGCCGAAGTGAACACCATCGAAACAGAGGCGTAAGCAGCTGCTCATAGATAACTGGCACTTAATATGCATGGACTGATGGACTCATGAGGAAGAGTATAATCATCCTGTACATGAGCAGAGTTCTCTGTGTTTGCAGGTGGTTTTTCAAGGACATCACGAGAAAGGACGCAGAGAGGCAGCTGTTGGCACCAGCAAACAAGCCCGGTTCTTATCTTATCAGGGAAAGTGAAACATCGAAAGGTATCGATATTGAGCAGTGACCATTTTCATTGTATGGAGTTCAGACTGCTCCATTTCAAATCAACACTTAATGGTGGCCGATAAGTGCAAAGGCTCTGCAACGGCAGAATTGACTTATTGACACTAAGGAAAAAGTGCATTAATGTAATGCAGATTAAAAAGCACACACTTAAGTCCAAAACAAATGCGGAGGCTGAAAATGACACAGGTCTGAGAACAGGGGATGTGTAAGCCTTGCAGTTAGTGCTGGCTCCAGGCATCCCAGGGTTACCCCGACAAAACCTGCTTAACTCTCTCGTCCCGAGTGTGAGGGTTACTCTCTAGTTTGTCAAACTAAGACATTTTCTCATCCAAACAATAAATCCACTTCTTCGTCTTCATCACCCACTCTTGTTTGTTATAAGTTGTAACATTgacctgccccccctcccccatacAGTCCTGGAGCCCATTTGCAGGTTTTTTAGATGGATGCGTGTCATTAATGTTATTCCAGTGCGTTTCAGTCGTTGCATGTGCTTTTAATTCTCAGAAtttctgaatatgctgcatgCTTTTCTTAATGTAAGTCATTTCAGACGTTGCCGAGCCTTTGCACTTGTCAGCCACCGTATCACTCACTCTCTTAATACCTGATTTCTCCCAAAGGAAGCTACTCTTTGTCCATCAGAGACATGGACACCTCGGGGACAGATTCAGTCAAACACTATAAAATCAGGATGTTGGATAATGGCGGATACTACATCTCTCCTAAAGTGTCTTTCCTCAACATTGGCGCTATGATCAAACACTACCACAGTGGGTACAGCTTCTGAATTGACACATTTACCATCCGTATTACAGAAATGTCACCTTACACCCCTGATATATTCAGATTAATTCAAGTATTGTACAATGAGATCATTAACTACATATCTAATGTTTATTCTAATAATTTGAGTGCTTGAAAAGGCATCCAATGGATATTTTGTTTCCATCCTGTTTAAGGATGCCCCTAGTTCTAATGTAGATGTGTATCCCTAGTTCTAATGTTGATGTGTATCCCTAGTTCTAATGTAGATGTGTATCTTCCAGGTAAATCAGATGGCCTGTGTCGTAAACTGGATCGTCCGTGTGTGAAACCCAAAGTTCAGAAGCCGTGGGATAACGATGCCTGGGAGATCTCCAAAGAATCCATCACGATGGTGAAGAAACTCGGAGCAGGACAGTTTGGAGAAGTTTGGATGGGTGAGTACAAAGTAAACTGGGCTTGGCTTAGTTTAGTTATCGTATCGTATCGGTTGTCTGTGGTGGCCAAAAGTGGTAATTGTGATGTGATTGTGCACCCATTTTTAACAAAActctaaagccgttttcacatatgcactccggataatatctagatatttacaggaggacttcttcggagattctcccgaactagccgttcacatatgctcctcacagcgggggactttccctgtcagaggggagggggctcaGGGGATTTCTCgacgtaagacgtgacgtaaataaacaacgcggaagtagcggccgaagcaacagagtccgctacacaacgttataatgagaatatttgcctttatatcaatgctatgtgtaatccaatgaaatgacaacatccacaacagagaggagaacaacatactgaccaacagaaaacagaatgcagccgtttaattacgtgcacggagatcgtagtggtcgtgtgcagacactttagacagtcactgtatataaacgtcactcgggTCCCATTGGCTGAAATGGAAacctccggagtatatgctgccgcgttcagccatcagctcactcggatattctgcggataaaaCACAAGGGGTCTGGCCAGAGAAACTCCGGGTAGTCCGCGCGAAAAATGcggtttttcaggagatttccatatgtgtgaaaagggtttaacTGATGGTTTTGAAATTctgtcttcattaaaaaaagtctcctGGTTTCTTCTTTGGATTTGCACTACTTGAATAAGTAACAACAAcctttttttcaatgttttgccCATAGTGACTCTTCCTTACTTCAATCAGGGTGGCATGAATTATTCAGATCGTACAAAAGGGACCTAATAGACagtattttatttcttatcttAAGGATGTCAACCtaaaaaacagcaaatcaaaTGACAGcttatacataaaaaaaacataaccttACCAGATTATGATACAAATACATCCGGAAGATGTGAAGATACGATTAATGGCACAACCAGCTTTATGTTgaacgtttttttaaatgtacttttgaCATGATTAGAGGCTTACACATCATGGCACTAATATGACCTTAATTAATTTATTACAGCACCTTTAAATATTCCTATAAATTCTCTTTGACATTGGTGGTTAGGTGACAGCCAGTTTGTCTCGTTCAGTTTTACAGGTCAGACGATTTCTAAatcctttttctcatttattgtaaataaactgcagagctgcagaagtGAACAGTACGGGGAAGTTCCATTTCCCcctaattaaaacaaaaatgacttcCTTCTTTTGTTACCTTTTACGTGTAGAGCATATTTGTAAGCACTGACTACTGTCTCTGGAAATAGGCTGTGCTCAAAACATGCTCCCATTACTGGCTCTGGATGTTCAAATTCCTGTCTGTATGAGGGTTATCAGTTTTTATCATCTATGTAGGAAACATTTGAGTCTGAAGAGATTTGCATCACTGTTTGGGAGTGGAGATGGGTGATGAAACACATCAGAGAGGGCTGTGCAAAGTGGGAAACATGGTTTTATTGCACAGCTTTATGGGTTAATCTTACCATTGTCTGATACCAACCATGATAAATTACTTTGTCACATTTCTTATTTGTGTCTCCTGTTAAACAACCTTATTGTAAAATGTtagaaaacatttacacaatTGCTGTTGcgcatctttaaaaaaaaaagagggaagtTGTAGGGCGTCAGAGCAATGGATGCATGTTCTGTGGTTGGGGTTACTTCAGAGGAGGAATAATGATGGGGAAGACGAGCTCCAGGTTTCAAGTATGACAAGTACACAATGGTGAAACTCTGTTTTATTGGTTCAGTAATAATATTACATAAGCAGTCAGTTTCATAGTGCAGCCAGCAGTTCAAACCCAAACTGTAccagttttgttttccttttttatcctGTATCTCTGTCTGTAAAATGTTCCATACTACAGCACATTTGTGTTGCTTGGTTCATATGCAGTTCAGTTTACCCACGAAGCTGCAATATAGTTCATTATTCATCATTCATGTGAGCTCCGAGGTTTTTCCCTCTTTAGCAATAGAGTCTGCTAATTTGAACAAAAGAACAACGTTAACCACTAGGTTAGGCTAAAGTCTGACAAAAAGCTCAGAAAAGGGCTGATGTGTTGAGTGAAGACAATCACAACAGAAATCTGAGGTAACAAAAGGCTCAACATCAACAGGGCTTTCACATCATTGGGTTACCTTTGTCTGGTTTCAAAGCTAAGGGTTAGATGATCCTCAGTGCTGATTAATTGCTAGCTTGATTTTGGGTAAAATAGTGTCTTAATGTCGTTTAATTAACCCGGATTCATGGGGTTGATGTTTGCTGGTTGATTGCTATCTTTTTGTTTGCTCAATACTTTATCAGCCAACATTAAAAATCTACCAAAATCATGTCCTTGCAGCAAAGCTAAGAAACAGCAGGCTGGCTAACTTGAGACTTTTTACTTCACAGCTAACGTTATTGCGAGAAGAAATACTACCCGAGTGGATATAGTTAGTTACTTTctaaatgacatcatcagctaaTGTAACCTATGATTGTAAATAATACTTTAGCCAATGATAGTCTTAAGGATGACATGTAATAAAGTAAAGCTGTACAGCTAACATGCAGCCAGTCAGTGCCGTTGAGTCTCATGTACATCACGCTACCACTTTCTGCTGGTTTCTAGGATGTGTGCTGCTGTAAGAACAAATCATATTGCCATTGTACTTTATAACCACCATGTCTGAAGGGAATTTCTAAAGTTTTAACAAATAACCCTGATTATGTGTTGATTATGAACTCAGACactgtttttgaaaacattAACCAGGCAGGACGGGTTTTAattaaatacacatttacagCTGATGACGTGATGACATAATGTTTGATCATGCAATATGTAGGATGCTGTGTTATTGAGCTTGACATACTATAGGAGCTTAAACCTCCTATACTGTACCTTTTGAATTTTCAGCACTATCTTATTGACCTCTTTTTTGAAGTTCAATAGCAATCTTCTATATGTGTAATATTACAGGGTTACAATTTACTTAACGTGTACAATGTAGCGCAGGCAGAAATGTTGTTACAGCATCGCTTAAGGTTCAACTTAACTAAACTCAGTTTACATCCccattgttattgttttgtgagTTATAAGGgaagtttgattttatttaacctttctTTTACACGGAATTTAACCCACTGAGATCCAGATGTCTTTCACAAGGTTTACCAAGAGGACAGTCAAACACGTCAGAAATAAGCCTCATGTCCAAACTATGGCTAACACTTTCATGGAAATAGAAAATATCCCTTTCTCAAAAAGTCTCTGTCTTGCTTCTCTTTATGAACAGCGTTCTACAAGAACAACACCACAGTGGCAGTGAAGACGCTGAAGCCAGGCACCATGACGGTTGAAGCCTT from the Labrus bergylta chromosome 4, fLabBer1.1, whole genome shotgun sequence genome contains:
- the lyn gene encoding tyrosine-protein kinase Lyn isoform X2, which gives rise to MGCMKSTLSGGLEGKSSQQTNNSLLPGQVFQKMEEQSVGKIMITLYPYEAVHQDDLGFKKGEMVKVLEEHGEWWKAKSLTTKKEGFIPSNYVAEVNTIETEAWFFKDITRKDAERQLLAPANKPGSYLIRESETSKGSYSLSIRDMDTSGTDSVKHYKIRMLDNGGYYISPKVSFLNIGAMIKHYHSKSDGLCRKLDRPCVKPKVQKPWDNDAWEISKESITMVKKLGAGQFGEVWMAFYKNNTTVAVKTLKPGTMTVEAFMEEANVMKMLQHNRLVRLYAVITKTPPIYIITEYMANGSLLDFLKSDAGGKVQLPKLIDFSAQIAEGMAYIEKKNYIHRDLRAANVLVSESLLCKIADFGLARVIEDDEYSAREGAKFPIKWTAPEAINYGSFTIKSDMWSFGVLLYEIITYGKIPYPGMTKGEVMSSLQRGYRMPQPNDCPAELYEIMMTCWRDKPEDRPTFEYMQGALEDFYTATEGQYQQQP
- the lyn gene encoding tyrosine-protein kinase Lyn isoform X1, which produces MGCMKSTLSGGLEGKSSQQTVRTEQMHYVRDPTSSITKNIINNSLLPGQVFQKMEEQSVGKIMITLYPYEAVHQDDLGFKKGEMVKVLEEHGEWWKAKSLTTKKEGFIPSNYVAEVNTIETEAWFFKDITRKDAERQLLAPANKPGSYLIRESETSKGSYSLSIRDMDTSGTDSVKHYKIRMLDNGGYYISPKVSFLNIGAMIKHYHSKSDGLCRKLDRPCVKPKVQKPWDNDAWEISKESITMVKKLGAGQFGEVWMAFYKNNTTVAVKTLKPGTMTVEAFMEEANVMKMLQHNRLVRLYAVITKTPPIYIITEYMANGSLLDFLKSDAGGKVQLPKLIDFSAQIAEGMAYIEKKNYIHRDLRAANVLVSESLLCKIADFGLARVIEDDEYSAREGAKFPIKWTAPEAINYGSFTIKSDMWSFGVLLYEIITYGKIPYPGMTKGEVMSSLQRGYRMPQPNDCPAELYEIMMTCWRDKPEDRPTFEYMQGALEDFYTATEGQYQQQP